One Cryptomeria japonica chromosome 9, Sugi_1.0, whole genome shotgun sequence genomic window carries:
- the LOC131062797 gene encoding putative kinase-like protein TMKL1, translating into MAFKLFLVCSILSWMPCFLLTFAQVTSDGILLLSLKGTLGDDDNFLLSTWNASSPICQWRGIQWAKQGNTLLQCNTSLVRSNLTLYRDPSIFVYSIKLPAAGLTGTIPRELAKLSSLQELYLNVNMLKGPIPLELGNSQNLAVLSLRQNQLNGTIPPSIWNLCNQLVELDLDHNDLGGSIPDPALLNETCPTLQKIDLSINHLEGSVPTFLSQFSGLRYLDLSNNSLSGTIPAALANMSLTTLNLAYNNLTGTIPSFSQNFSQNDFVGNSPSLCGSPLQACSVIQTSNQGGGNHSRLSPGAVAGIVIGLMAFMVVAVSVLIALGTSKDRKIKGEFINEFEEEESGEGRLVLFEGGEHLTVDDVLNATGQVLSKTSYGTLYKAKLAQGGTIVLRLLREGTAKDLESFLPAINDFGRLRHENLVPLRAYYEGQRGEKLLAYDYIPKGSLADLLHSAGRQTLNWARRHKIALGAARGLAHLHSGLETPIIHGNLKSKNVLVDEYYVSHLTDYGLDRLMSPSAAAEMMEASSLEGYKAPELQKMKRANTKTDIYSFGILLLEILMGKRPGTNASVTNEIVDLPSIVKDAVLEERTTQIFDAEILKGLRSPADDGLIQALRLAMGCCAPSPTARPDIKEVIRQLEEIRPKLYSPLYTPRGSIPD; encoded by the coding sequence ATGGCCTTTAAACTTTTTCTGGTCTGCTCCATCTTGTCTTGGATGCCTTGTTTTCTGCTAACATTTGCTCAGGTTACAAGTGATGGAATTCTGTTACTGAGTTTGAAGGGCACTCTGGGGGATGATGATAACTTTCTGCTTTCAACATGGAATGCATCCAGTCCAATCTGCCAATGGAGGGGCATCCAATGGGCAAAGCAAGGTAATACATTATTGCAGTGCAATACATCACTGGTAAGATCAAATCTCACCCTTTATAGAGATCCTTCTATTTTTGTCTACAGTATCAAACTTCCTGCAGCTGGGCTAACAGGAACAATACCCAGAGAACTGGCCAAGTTGTCTAGTTTGCAGGAGCTTTATTTGAATGTTAACATGCTTAAAGGCCCAATACCGTTGGAACTTGGCAACAGTCAGAACCTTGCTGTCCTGTCATTGAGGCAGAATCAGCTCAATGGTACTATTCCGCCTTCAATATGGAACCTATGTAACCAGCTGGTTGAGCTTGACCTTGATCATAATGATCTTGGTGGTTCAATTCCAGATCCAGCCTTGCTAAATGAGACATGCCCAACTTTGCAAAAGATTGACTTAAGCATTAACCATCTTGAAGGctctgtacccactttcctttctCAATTCAGTGGCCTCCGTTACCTGGACCTCAGCAACAATTCTTTATCTGGAACAATCCCAGCGGCCCTTGCTAATATGAGCCTCACTACGCTGAATTTGGCATATAATAATCTCACTGGTACTATACCCAGTTTTTCTCAGAATTTTAGCCAGAATGATTTTGTGGGTAACAGTCCTTCTCTGTGTGGGAGTCCTCTGCAAGCCTGTTCAGTAATCCAGACTTCAAATCAGGGCGGTGGGAATCATTCTAGATTAAGCCCTGGGGCTGTGGCCGGTATTGTTATTGGTCTGATGGCTTTCATGGTTGTTGCAGTATCTGTTTTGATTGCATTGGGTACCTCTAAGGATAGGAAGATAAAAGGAGAATTTATTAATGAATTTGAGGAAGAAGAGAGTGGAGAGGGCAGATTGGTGTTGTTTGAAGGTGGGGAGCATCTGACAGTTGATGATGTTCTCAATGCAACTGGGCAAGTGTTGAGCAAGACAAGTTATGGCACTCTGTATAAAGCAAAGCTAGCTCAGGGAGGAACAATTGTGCTTAGATTGCTTAGAGAAGGCACAGCCAAGGACTTGGAATCATTCTTGCCGGCTATAAATGATTTTGGACGACTCAGGCATGAAAACCTTGTTCCTCTAAGGGCGTACTATGAAGGTCAGAGAGGGGAGAAGTTGTTGGCTTATGATTACATACCCAAAGGAAGCCTGGCTGATCTTCTTCACAGTGCAGGCAGGCAGACTTTGAACTGGGCTAGAAGACACAAGATTGCCCTTGGAGCAGCTAGAGGGTTGGCCCATCTTCATTCAGGACTTGAAACACCCATAATTCATGGAAATCTCAAATCAAAGAATGTTTTGGTTGACGAATACTATGTATCCCATCTCACAGATTATGGATTGGACAGGCTTATGAGTCCCTCTGCCGCAGCTGAGATGATGGAAGCTTCAAGCCTAGAAGGCTACAAGGCTCCTGAACTTCAGAAGATGAAGAGGGCTAACACCAAGACTGATATCTACAGCTTTGGCATTCtacttttggaaatattgatgGGTAAGAGGCCAGGTACCAATGCCTCTGTCACAAATGAAATTGTTGACTTGCCCAGCATTGTAAAAGATGCAGTGCTTGAGGAGAGAACAACACAGATTTTCGATGCTGAAATTTTGAAGGGGTTGAGGAGCCCGGCTGATGATGGGTTGATTCAGGCTCTTCGACTTGCAATGGGCTGCTGTGCACCTTCCCCTACTGCTAGGCCAGATATCAAAGAGGTGATCAGACAACTGGAGGAAATAAGACCCAAATTGTACTCACCTTTGTACACTCCTAGGGGTTCCATTCCAGATTAG